The proteins below are encoded in one region of Helicoverpa zea isolate HzStark_Cry1AcR chromosome 21, ilHelZeax1.1, whole genome shotgun sequence:
- the LOC124640792 gene encoding ecdysone 20-monooxygenase isoform X1: MSLPGVFLFSHYVESFWSTPPPLVDWSYVPTLVLAVILVVVAATALAARAADGKQATRLPGPQALPFLGTRWLFWGRYKMNKLHEAYEDMFRRYGPVFVETTPGGASVVSIAERAALEAVLRAPAKRPYRPPTEIVQVYRRSRPDRYASTGLVNEQGEKWHHLRRHLTAELTSPNTMQGFLPELNNICDDFLELLESCRRSDGTVAGFDQLTNRMGLESVCGLMLGSRLGFLERWMSGRAATLAAAVKAHFRAQRDSYYGAPLWKFAPTTLYRTFVKSEETIHTIVSELMEEAKTKKQGTANDDAMREIFLRILENPAVDMRDKKAAVIDFITAGIETLANSLVFLLYLLSGRPDWQRVIRSELPSCSTLTAEDLAAAPSVRAAIYEAFRLLPTAPFLARVLDTPMTVGGHKLPAGTFVLAHTGAACRREENFYRAREFVPERWLSHAAPHAPALVAPFGRGRRMCPGKRFVDLELHLLLAKIMQKWRVEFDGELDIQFDFLLAPKSPVSLRLVEW, translated from the exons ATGTCTCTTCCGGGAGTTTTCCTTTTTTCTCACTACGTAGAAAGCTTTTGG AGCACGCCGCCGCCCCTGGTGGACTGGTCGTACGTGCCGACGTTGGTGCTGGCTGTGATCCtggtggtggtggcggcgaCGGCGTTAGCTGCGCGCGCGGCTGATGGCAAACAGGCTACACGCCTGCCCGGCCCGCAGGCACTACCGTTTTTGGGCACCCGTTGGCTCTTCTGGGGTCGATACAAGATGAATAAGCTGCATGAAGCTTATGAAG ACATGTTCAGGCGTTACGGGCCGGTTTTCGTGGAGACCACTCCGGGAGGTGCTTCTGTGGTGTCCATCGCGGAGAGAGCAGCCCTGGAGGCGGTGTTGCGGGCCCCGGCCAAGAGGCCCTACCGTCCGCCCACCGAGATCGTGCAAGTGTACCGTAGGAGCAGGCCCGACAGATACGCCTCTACTGGACTTGTAAATGA ACAAGGCGAAAAATGGCACCATCTTCGTCGTCACCTGACCGCGGAGCTGACAAGTCCCAACACGATGCAAGGCTTCCTACCGGAGCTGAACAATATTTGTGACGACTTCCTCGAACTTCTGGAATCTTGTCGCCGTAGCGATGGCACTGTTGCCGGctttgatcaacttactaacaGGATGGGCTTGGAAT cTGTCTGCGGGTTGATGCTTGGTTCAAGACTGGGCTTCTTAGAGCGATGGATGTCGGGTCGTGCGGCAACCCTCGCGGCCGCCGTGAAGGCCCACTTCAGGGCCCAGAGGGACTCCTACTACGGAGCTCCCCTATGGAAGTTCGCCCCCACCACTCTCTACAGGACATTCGTGAAGAGCGAGGAAACCATTCATAC GATAGTATCGGAGCTGATGGAGGAAGCCAAGACAAAGAAACAGGGCACTGCCAATGATGACGCCATGAGAGAGATCTTTCTCAGGATATTGGAAAACCCTGCCGTTGACATGAGGGACAAGAAGGCTGCAGTCATTGACTTCATCACAGCTGGCATTGAGACG CTAGCGAACAGCCTAGTTTTCCTGCTATACTTGTTGAGCGGTCGTCCGGACTGGCAGCGGGTCATCCGCTCGGAGCTGCCGTCCTGCAGCACCCTGACTGCCGAGGACCTTGCAGCCGCCCCCTCAGTCCGCGCCGCGATATACGAGGCCTTCCGGCTGCTGCCAACAGCACCTTTCTTGGCCAGGGTCCTGGATACCCCGATGACTGTTGGGGGACATAAATTGCCGGCTGGC ACGTTCGTGCTAGCCCACACAGGGGCGGCCTGCCGTCGCGAGGAGAACTTCTACCGCGCGCGGGAGTTCGTCCCCGAGCGCTGGCTCTCGCACGCGGCTCCTCACGCGCCTGCTCTTGTGGCTCCCTTCGGCAGAGGCCGCCGCATGTGTCCCGGGAAACGATTCGTTGATCTTGAACTGCATTTGCTTCTTGCCAAG ATAATGCAAAAATGGCGCGTGGAGTTTGACGGTGAGTTGGACATTCAGTTCGACTTCCTGCTGGCACCAAAGTCACCTGTGTCTCTGCGACTAGTCGAATGGTAG
- the LOC124640718 gene encoding pseudouridine-5'-phosphatase-like yields MQFKNVTHVLFDLDGLLLDSEILYTKAFTAVCAKYGKNFTWEIKASLLGFQGHECAEKIIKSLDLPITKEEFMKESFEYYEVLFPKVQLMPGAQKLVEHLHKKGVPIALATSSSKDSVDMKMQNHKEFLELFHHLTMGSTDPEVTKGKPDPAIFLVCASRFPDKPKPEDCLVFEDAVNGIKAANAANMQVVAVPDPRIDADQLQTATLVLKSLEDFKPELFGLPAYDN; encoded by the exons atgcaATTCAAAAATGTTACTCACGTATTGTTCGATTTGGACGGATTACTGCTCG ATTCAGAAATCTTATATACAAAGGCCTTTACTGCTGTATGCGCTAAATATGGCAAGAACTTCACCTGGGAAATCAAAGCCAGCCTCCTGGGATTCCAAGGTCACGAATGTGCTGAAAAAATTATAAAGTCATTGGATTTACCTATCACCAAGGAGGAATTTATGAAGGAGAGTTTCGAATATTATGAGGTACTGTTCCCTAAAGTGCAGCTTATGCCAG GCGCACAAAAGTTAGTTGAGCACTTGCACAAGAAAGGAGTACCCATTGCTCTAGCTACCAGCTCCAGTAAGGACAGTGTGGACATGAAGATGCAGAACCACAAAGAATTCTTAGAACTATTCCACCACCTCACCATGGGATCAACTGACCCAGAAGTCACTAAGGGAAAGCCTGATCCTGCCATATTCCTTGTCTGTGCTTCTCGCTTTCCTGACAAGCCAAAACCAGAAGAT TGCCTTGTCTTCGAAGATGCAGTGAATGGAATTAAAGCAGCAAATGCAGCCAACATGCAAGTTGTGGCCGTGCCTGATCCTCGCATAGATGCTGATCAACTGCAAACCGCTACATTAGTCCTTAAATCCCTTGAGGATTTTAAACCTGAGTTGTTTGGTCTTCCAGCTTATGATAATTAG
- the LOC124640717 gene encoding pseudouridine-5'-phosphatase-like isoform X3 has product MFKPVTHVLFDMDGLLLNTEDLYTVGFQKVASRFGKEFTFELKSKIMGQQSKEFAGTIINDLGLPLTVDEFLSETRAIFDELFPQCQIMPGVEKLIRHLHDHNVGIGLATSSSKESYDLKTVNHQKLFDLFPCKTWGTSDPDVKKGKPYPDIFFVAANKFPDKPAPEKCLVFEDSINGVKAARAAGMQVVMVPDPRLDRARATEATLILDSVADFKPELFGLPPYKN; this is encoded by the exons atgtttaaaccaGTGACACATGTTTTATTTGATATGGATGGGTTGTTATTAA ATACAGAAGACCTGTATACAGTGGGATTCCAAAAAGTGGCTTCACGTTTCGGCAAGGAGTTTACATttgaattaaaaagtaaaataatgggTCAGCAGAGCAAAGAGTTTGCGGGGACTATCATCAATGACCTTGGCTTACCACTCACTGTTGATGAGTTTTTGTCGGAGACGAGAGCGATTTTCGATGAATTATTTCCTCAGTGCCAGATTATGCCTG GAGTGGAAAAACTAATACGCCATCTTCACGATCACAACGTCGGCATAGGACTGGCGACAAGCAGCAGTAAGGAGTCCTATGATTTGAAGACTGTCAACCATCAGAAGTTATTCGATCTCTTTCCTTGCAAGACTTGGGGGACTTCTGACCCTGATGTGAAGAAAGGCAAACCTTACCCTGATATATTTTTCGTAGCAGCCAACAAGTTTCCTGATAAACCTGCGCCTGAGAAG TGCCTAGTATTCGAGGATTCCATCAACGGCGTGAAGGCTGCGCGCGCGGCGGGTATGCAAGTGGTGATGGTACCAGATCCGCGGCTCGACCGTGCGCGAGCGACGGAAGCCACGCTCATTCTCGACTCGGTTGCCGACTTCAAACCAGAGCTCTTTGGATTACCACCTTATAAGAATTAG
- the LOC124640910 gene encoding aurora kinase B: MTMKSDVLDLETKIINHDAYGTSYKWSPRDFELGSPLGQGKFGNVNVAREKKTGYLVAIKTLFKSQIVRSKCERQVLREIEIQSHLKHRNILRLLTWFHDERRIYLVIEFAAGGELYKHLTNSPKGRFPEARAARYIYQVADAVEYCHQHHVIHRDIKPENILVAFSGDLKLADFGWSVHAPSERRKTMCGTLDYLPPEMIKREVYDVSVDHWCIGVLLYEFLVGKPPFESEGQDKTYARILALDMVYPSYVPEGAKDLISSLLRQSSKERLSLDGVKKHYWVQQFQTNGA, translated from the exons ATGACAATGAAGAGCGATGTGCTAGATCTCGAAACCAAAATCATAAACCACGATGCATATGGAACTTC GTATAAATGGTCTCCTAGAGACTTCGAACTCGGTTCACCGCTTGGTCAAGGCAAATTCGGGAATGTTAACGTAGCCAGAGAGAAGAAAACTGGTTACTTAGTTGCcatcaaaacattatttaaatctcAAATAGTGAGGTCGAAATGTGAGCGTCAAGTGCTGCGAGAGATTGAAATTCAATCGCATTTGAA ACATCGAAACATACTGCGTCTATTGACGTGGTTCCACGACGAGCGTCGTATTTACTTGGTGATAGAGTTCGCAGCGGGTGGAGAGTTGTATAAGCATCTCACTAACTCGCCCAAAGGCCGCTTTCCTGAAGCCAGAGCTGCTCGATACATTTACCAG GTAGCCGATGCTGTAGAGTACTGTCATCAACACCATGTGATCCACAGGGATATCAAACCAGAGAACATTCTGGTAGCATTTAGTGGAGACCTCAAACTTGCTGACTTTGGCTGGTCTGTGCATGCACCATCAGAAAG GCGTAAGACAATGTGCGGTACATTAGACTACTTGCCTCCTGAAATGATCAAGCGCGAGGTCTACGATGTGTCTGTTGACCACTGGTGTATAGGAGTGCTATTGTACGAGTTCCTAGTGGGCAAGCCACCGTTCGAGAGTGAGGGACAGGATAAAACTTATGCCAGAATCCTTGCTTTGGACATGGTGTATCCTAGCTACGTACCTGAAGGAGCTAAAGACCTTATTTCAAgt CTTTTACGGCAGTCAAGCAAAGAGAGGCTATCACTTGATGGTGTGAAAAAGCATTACTGGGTACAACAGTTCCAGACAAACGGTGCATAG
- the LOC124640911 gene encoding putative hydroxypyruvate isomerase — protein sequence MKFCANLSFMFTEASSILERYTLAKEAGFKAVESGFPFGFTVEQVKDAKEKAGVKQVLINLKTGDVTKGELGVTAVPGKENEFKDNFNTTVNYAKALNAKKIHIMAGKLQNATSQNWETYENNLKYAANVLKNENLLGVIEPINQYSVPNYFLSDFKKALDIIKRINSPNLKLMLDIFHLQQICGDISHSITNFMPYVGHVQIAQVPNRNEPDTPGEINYEYVLNQLNDNGYNDWIGLEYKPLKSSKDGLVWIKNYGYSL from the exons aTGAAGTTCTGTGCTAACTTATCGTTTATGTTTACTGAAGCGTCTTCGATCCTTGAAAGATATACTTTAGCAAAGGAGGCAGGATTTAAAGCGGTTGAATCCGGATTCCCTTTCGGTTTTACGGTAGAACAAGTGAAAGACGCTAAGGAAAAAGCCGGCGTTAAACAAGTGCTGATAAATTTGAAGACag GAGATGTAACTAAGGGAGAATTAGGGGTAACAGCAGTGCCAGGAAAAGAAAATGAATTCAAAGACAATTTCAACACCACAGTAAATTATGCAAAAGCCTTGAATGCTAAGAAAATCCACATCATGGCTGGAAAGCTCCAAAACGCCACATCACAAAACTGGGAAACTTATGAGAACAATTTGAAATATGCAGCCAACGTTCTGAAGAATGAAAACCTTCTTGGTGTTATTGAACCTATTAATCAATATTCTGTTCCTAACTACTTCTTGAGTGACTTcaaaaaag CGTTAGACATAATCAAACGCATCAACAGCCCTAACCTGAAGTTGATGTTGGACATATTCCATCTACAACAAATATGTGGTGATATATCCCATAGCATTACCAACTTCATGCCTTATGTTGGTCATGTACAG ATCGCTCAAGTACCAAACCGCAATGAACCGGACACTCCAGGAGAGATAAACTATGAGTATGTGCTTAACCAGTTGAATGACAACGGCTACAATGATTGGATTGGCCTTGAGTACAAACCGTTGAAGAGTTCCAAGGACGGACTCGTGTGGATCAAGAATTATGGATACAgtctttaa
- the LOC124640792 gene encoding ecdysone 20-monooxygenase isoform X2, giving the protein MNKLHEAYEDMFRRYGPVFVETTPGGASVVSIAERAALEAVLRAPAKRPYRPPTEIVQVYRRSRPDRYASTGLVNEQGEKWHHLRRHLTAELTSPNTMQGFLPELNNICDDFLELLESCRRSDGTVAGFDQLTNRMGLESVCGLMLGSRLGFLERWMSGRAATLAAAVKAHFRAQRDSYYGAPLWKFAPTTLYRTFVKSEETIHTIVSELMEEAKTKKQGTANDDAMREIFLRILENPAVDMRDKKAAVIDFITAGIETLANSLVFLLYLLSGRPDWQRVIRSELPSCSTLTAEDLAAAPSVRAAIYEAFRLLPTAPFLARVLDTPMTVGGHKLPAGTFVLAHTGAACRREENFYRAREFVPERWLSHAAPHAPALVAPFGRGRRMCPGKRFVDLELHLLLAKIMQKWRVEFDGELDIQFDFLLAPKSPVSLRLVEW; this is encoded by the exons ATGAATAAGCTGCATGAAGCTTATGAAG ACATGTTCAGGCGTTACGGGCCGGTTTTCGTGGAGACCACTCCGGGAGGTGCTTCTGTGGTGTCCATCGCGGAGAGAGCAGCCCTGGAGGCGGTGTTGCGGGCCCCGGCCAAGAGGCCCTACCGTCCGCCCACCGAGATCGTGCAAGTGTACCGTAGGAGCAGGCCCGACAGATACGCCTCTACTGGACTTGTAAATGA ACAAGGCGAAAAATGGCACCATCTTCGTCGTCACCTGACCGCGGAGCTGACAAGTCCCAACACGATGCAAGGCTTCCTACCGGAGCTGAACAATATTTGTGACGACTTCCTCGAACTTCTGGAATCTTGTCGCCGTAGCGATGGCACTGTTGCCGGctttgatcaacttactaacaGGATGGGCTTGGAAT cTGTCTGCGGGTTGATGCTTGGTTCAAGACTGGGCTTCTTAGAGCGATGGATGTCGGGTCGTGCGGCAACCCTCGCGGCCGCCGTGAAGGCCCACTTCAGGGCCCAGAGGGACTCCTACTACGGAGCTCCCCTATGGAAGTTCGCCCCCACCACTCTCTACAGGACATTCGTGAAGAGCGAGGAAACCATTCATAC GATAGTATCGGAGCTGATGGAGGAAGCCAAGACAAAGAAACAGGGCACTGCCAATGATGACGCCATGAGAGAGATCTTTCTCAGGATATTGGAAAACCCTGCCGTTGACATGAGGGACAAGAAGGCTGCAGTCATTGACTTCATCACAGCTGGCATTGAGACG CTAGCGAACAGCCTAGTTTTCCTGCTATACTTGTTGAGCGGTCGTCCGGACTGGCAGCGGGTCATCCGCTCGGAGCTGCCGTCCTGCAGCACCCTGACTGCCGAGGACCTTGCAGCCGCCCCCTCAGTCCGCGCCGCGATATACGAGGCCTTCCGGCTGCTGCCAACAGCACCTTTCTTGGCCAGGGTCCTGGATACCCCGATGACTGTTGGGGGACATAAATTGCCGGCTGGC ACGTTCGTGCTAGCCCACACAGGGGCGGCCTGCCGTCGCGAGGAGAACTTCTACCGCGCGCGGGAGTTCGTCCCCGAGCGCTGGCTCTCGCACGCGGCTCCTCACGCGCCTGCTCTTGTGGCTCCCTTCGGCAGAGGCCGCCGCATGTGTCCCGGGAAACGATTCGTTGATCTTGAACTGCATTTGCTTCTTGCCAAG ATAATGCAAAAATGGCGCGTGGAGTTTGACGGTGAGTTGGACATTCAGTTCGACTTCCTGCTGGCACCAAAGTCACCTGTGTCTCTGCGACTAGTCGAATGGTAG
- the LOC124640717 gene encoding pseudouridine-5'-phosphatase-like isoform X2 — MAFLPVTHVLFDMDGLILNTEDLYTVGFQKVASRFGKEFTFELKSKIMGQQSKEFAGTIINDLGLPLTVDEFLSETRAIFDELFPQCQIMPGVEKLIRHLHDHNVGIGLATSSSKESYDLKTVNHQKLFDLFPCKTWGTSDPDVKKGKPYPDIFFVAANKFPDKPAPEKCLVFEDSINGVKAARAAGMQVVMVPDPRLDRARATEATLILDSVADFKPELFGLPPYKN; from the exons ATACAGAAGACCTGTATACAGTGGGATTCCAAAAAGTGGCTTCACGTTTCGGCAAGGAGTTTACATttgaattaaaaagtaaaataatgggTCAGCAGAGCAAAGAGTTTGCGGGGACTATCATCAATGACCTTGGCTTACCACTCACTGTTGATGAGTTTTTGTCGGAGACGAGAGCGATTTTCGATGAATTATTTCCTCAGTGCCAGATTATGCCTG GAGTGGAAAAACTAATACGCCATCTTCACGATCACAACGTCGGCATAGGACTGGCGACAAGCAGCAGTAAGGAGTCCTATGATTTGAAGACTGTCAACCATCAGAAGTTATTCGATCTCTTTCCTTGCAAGACTTGGGGGACTTCTGACCCTGATGTGAAGAAAGGCAAACCTTACCCTGATATATTTTTCGTAGCAGCCAACAAGTTTCCTGATAAACCTGCGCCTGAGAAG TGCCTAGTATTCGAGGATTCCATCAACGGCGTGAAGGCTGCGCGCGCGGCGGGTATGCAAGTGGTGATGGTACCAGATCCGCGGCTCGACCGTGCGCGAGCGACGGAAGCCACGCTCATTCTCGACTCGGTTGCCGACTTCAAACCAGAGCTCTTTGGATTACCACCTTATAAGAATTAG